One Vespula pensylvanica isolate Volc-1 chromosome 3, ASM1446617v1, whole genome shotgun sequence DNA window includes the following coding sequences:
- the LOC122627614 gene encoding clathrin light chain isoform X4: protein MDAFGDNFVNDTEVDPAAEFLAREQDQLAGLEDEIPPVSMAIPAAATNGEVEDLPGNFGNLKIGPGSDVEGSFEIIDTIGQPTESQTLPALDTVASAPPVKEEPEKIRKWREEQKTRLEEKDAEEEKKKEEWREAAKKELEEWYKHHAEAISKTKTTNRESAKNAEKQFVAEADEVEPGTEWERIAKLCDFNPKSSRTSKDVSRMRSIILQLKQTPPAPVNV from the exons ATGGATGCATTTGGTGACAATTTTGTAAACGACACGGAAGTAGATCCAGCCGCAGAATTTCTAGCAAGAGAACAAGATCAATTAGCAGGATTAGAAGATGAAATTCCTCCTGTCTCTATGGCTATTCCAGCTGCAGCTACTAATGGAgaag TAGAGGATTTACCTGGAAATTTTGGCAATTTAAAAATTGGTCCAGGTAGTGATGTCGAAGGTAGCTTCGAAATCATAGACACGATTGGACAGCCCACTGAATCTCAAACACTACCTGCTCTAG ATACGGTAGCATCAGCACCACCAGTAAAAGAAGAACCAGAAAAGATACGAAAGTGGAGAGAAGAACAGAAAACACGTCTCGAAGAAAAAG AtgctgaagaagaaaagaagaaagaagaatggagAGAAGCTGCAAagaaagaattagaagaaTGGTATAAACATCATGCAGAGGCAATTAGCAAAACCAAAACAACTAACag GGAATCAGCCAA GAATGCAGAGAAGCAATTCGTTGCAGAAGCTGACGAAGTGGAGCCTGGTACAGAATGGGAACGTATCGCGAAGCTATGTGATTTCAATCCTAAATCATCTCGTACTTCCAAAGATGTATCTCGAATGCGCTCAATTATTTTGCAATTAAAGCAGACACCACCTGCTCCTGTTAACGTTTGA
- the LOC122627614 gene encoding clathrin light chain isoform X6, translated as MDAFGDNFVNDTEVDPAAEFLAREQDQLAGLEDEIPPVSMAIPAAATNGEGSDVEGSFEIIDTIGQPTESQTLPALENLLVDTVASAPPVKEEPEKIRKWREEQKTRLEEKDAEEEKKKEEWREAAKKELEEWYKHHAEAISKTKTTNRESAKNAEKQFVAEADEVEPGTEWERIAKLCDFNPKSSRTSKDVSRMRSIILQLKQTPPAPVNV; from the exons ATGGATGCATTTGGTGACAATTTTGTAAACGACACGGAAGTAGATCCAGCCGCAGAATTTCTAGCAAGAGAACAAGATCAATTAGCAGGATTAGAAGATGAAATTCCTCCTGTCTCTATGGCTATTCCAGCTGCAGCTACTAATGGAgaag GTAGTGATGTCGAAGGTAGCTTCGAAATCATAGACACGATTGGACAGCCCACTGAATCTCAAACACTACCTGCTCTAG aaaaccTACTTGTAGATACGGTAGCATCAGCACCACCAGTAAAAGAAGAACCAGAAAAGATACGAAAGTGGAGAGAAGAACAGAAAACACGTCTCGAAGAAAAAG AtgctgaagaagaaaagaagaaagaagaatggagAGAAGCTGCAAagaaagaattagaagaaTGGTATAAACATCATGCAGAGGCAATTAGCAAAACCAAAACAACTAACag GGAATCAGCCAA GAATGCAGAGAAGCAATTCGTTGCAGAAGCTGACGAAGTGGAGCCTGGTACAGAATGGGAACGTATCGCGAAGCTATGTGATTTCAATCCTAAATCATCTCGTACTTCCAAAGATGTATCTCGAATGCGCTCAATTATTTTGCAATTAAAGCAGACACCACCTGCTCCTGTTAACGTTTGA
- the LOC122627614 gene encoding clathrin light chain isoform X7 produces MDAFGDNFVNDTEVDPAAEFLAREQDQLAGLEDEIPPVSMAIPAAATNGEGSDVEGSFEIIDTIGQPTESQTLPALDTVASAPPVKEEPEKIRKWREEQKTRLEEKDAEEEKKKEEWREAAKKELEEWYKHHAEAISKTKTTNRESAKNAEKQFVAEADEVEPGTEWERIAKLCDFNPKSSRTSKDVSRMRSIILQLKQTPPAPVNV; encoded by the exons ATGGATGCATTTGGTGACAATTTTGTAAACGACACGGAAGTAGATCCAGCCGCAGAATTTCTAGCAAGAGAACAAGATCAATTAGCAGGATTAGAAGATGAAATTCCTCCTGTCTCTATGGCTATTCCAGCTGCAGCTACTAATGGAgaag GTAGTGATGTCGAAGGTAGCTTCGAAATCATAGACACGATTGGACAGCCCACTGAATCTCAAACACTACCTGCTCTAG ATACGGTAGCATCAGCACCACCAGTAAAAGAAGAACCAGAAAAGATACGAAAGTGGAGAGAAGAACAGAAAACACGTCTCGAAGAAAAAG AtgctgaagaagaaaagaagaaagaagaatggagAGAAGCTGCAAagaaagaattagaagaaTGGTATAAACATCATGCAGAGGCAATTAGCAAAACCAAAACAACTAACag GGAATCAGCCAA GAATGCAGAGAAGCAATTCGTTGCAGAAGCTGACGAAGTGGAGCCTGGTACAGAATGGGAACGTATCGCGAAGCTATGTGATTTCAATCCTAAATCATCTCGTACTTCCAAAGATGTATCTCGAATGCGCTCAATTATTTTGCAATTAAAGCAGACACCACCTGCTCCTGTTAACGTTTGA
- the LOC122627614 gene encoding clathrin light chain isoform X2 produces the protein MDAFGDNFVNDTEVDPAAEFLAREQDQLAGLEDEIPPVSMAIPAAATNGEEDLPGNFGNLKIGPGSDVEGSFEIIDTIGQPTESQTLPALENLLVDTVASAPPVKEEPEKIRKWREEQKTRLEEKDAEEEKKKEEWREAAKKELEEWYKHHAEAISKTKTTNRESAKNAEKQFVAEADEVEPGTEWERIAKLCDFNPKSSRTSKDVSRMRSIILQLKQTPPAPVNV, from the exons ATGGATGCATTTGGTGACAATTTTGTAAACGACACGGAAGTAGATCCAGCCGCAGAATTTCTAGCAAGAGAACAAGATCAATTAGCAGGATTAGAAGATGAAATTCCTCCTGTCTCTATGGCTATTCCAGCTGCAGCTACTAATGGAgaag AGGATTTACCTGGAAATTTTGGCAATTTAAAAATTGGTCCAGGTAGTGATGTCGAAGGTAGCTTCGAAATCATAGACACGATTGGACAGCCCACTGAATCTCAAACACTACCTGCTCTAG aaaaccTACTTGTAGATACGGTAGCATCAGCACCACCAGTAAAAGAAGAACCAGAAAAGATACGAAAGTGGAGAGAAGAACAGAAAACACGTCTCGAAGAAAAAG AtgctgaagaagaaaagaagaaagaagaatggagAGAAGCTGCAAagaaagaattagaagaaTGGTATAAACATCATGCAGAGGCAATTAGCAAAACCAAAACAACTAACag GGAATCAGCCAA GAATGCAGAGAAGCAATTCGTTGCAGAAGCTGACGAAGTGGAGCCTGGTACAGAATGGGAACGTATCGCGAAGCTATGTGATTTCAATCCTAAATCATCTCGTACTTCCAAAGATGTATCTCGAATGCGCTCAATTATTTTGCAATTAAAGCAGACACCACCTGCTCCTGTTAACGTTTGA
- the LOC122627614 gene encoding clathrin light chain isoform X5: MDAFGDNFVNDTEVDPAAEFLAREQDQLAGLEDEIPPVSMAIPAAATNGEEDLPGNFGNLKIGPGSDVEGSFEIIDTIGQPTESQTLPALDTVASAPPVKEEPEKIRKWREEQKTRLEEKDAEEEKKKEEWREAAKKELEEWYKHHAEAISKTKTTNRESAKNAEKQFVAEADEVEPGTEWERIAKLCDFNPKSSRTSKDVSRMRSIILQLKQTPPAPVNV; the protein is encoded by the exons ATGGATGCATTTGGTGACAATTTTGTAAACGACACGGAAGTAGATCCAGCCGCAGAATTTCTAGCAAGAGAACAAGATCAATTAGCAGGATTAGAAGATGAAATTCCTCCTGTCTCTATGGCTATTCCAGCTGCAGCTACTAATGGAgaag AGGATTTACCTGGAAATTTTGGCAATTTAAAAATTGGTCCAGGTAGTGATGTCGAAGGTAGCTTCGAAATCATAGACACGATTGGACAGCCCACTGAATCTCAAACACTACCTGCTCTAG ATACGGTAGCATCAGCACCACCAGTAAAAGAAGAACCAGAAAAGATACGAAAGTGGAGAGAAGAACAGAAAACACGTCTCGAAGAAAAAG AtgctgaagaagaaaagaagaaagaagaatggagAGAAGCTGCAAagaaagaattagaagaaTGGTATAAACATCATGCAGAGGCAATTAGCAAAACCAAAACAACTAACag GGAATCAGCCAA GAATGCAGAGAAGCAATTCGTTGCAGAAGCTGACGAAGTGGAGCCTGGTACAGAATGGGAACGTATCGCGAAGCTATGTGATTTCAATCCTAAATCATCTCGTACTTCCAAAGATGTATCTCGAATGCGCTCAATTATTTTGCAATTAAAGCAGACACCACCTGCTCCTGTTAACGTTTGA
- the LOC122627614 gene encoding clathrin light chain isoform X3: MDAFGDNFVNDTEVDPAAEFLAREQDQLAGLEDEIPPVSMAIPAAATNGEVEDLPGNFGNLKIGPGSDVEGSFEIIDTIGQPTESQTLPALENLLVDTVASAPPVKEEPEKIRKWREEQKTRLEEKDAEEEKKKEEWREAAKKELEEWYKHHAEAISKTKTTNRNAEKQFVAEADEVEPGTEWERIAKLCDFNPKSSRTSKDVSRMRSIILQLKQTPPAPVNV; the protein is encoded by the exons ATGGATGCATTTGGTGACAATTTTGTAAACGACACGGAAGTAGATCCAGCCGCAGAATTTCTAGCAAGAGAACAAGATCAATTAGCAGGATTAGAAGATGAAATTCCTCCTGTCTCTATGGCTATTCCAGCTGCAGCTACTAATGGAgaag TAGAGGATTTACCTGGAAATTTTGGCAATTTAAAAATTGGTCCAGGTAGTGATGTCGAAGGTAGCTTCGAAATCATAGACACGATTGGACAGCCCACTGAATCTCAAACACTACCTGCTCTAG aaaaccTACTTGTAGATACGGTAGCATCAGCACCACCAGTAAAAGAAGAACCAGAAAAGATACGAAAGTGGAGAGAAGAACAGAAAACACGTCTCGAAGAAAAAG AtgctgaagaagaaaagaagaaagaagaatggagAGAAGCTGCAAagaaagaattagaagaaTGGTATAAACATCATGCAGAGGCAATTAGCAAAACCAAAACAACTAACag GAATGCAGAGAAGCAATTCGTTGCAGAAGCTGACGAAGTGGAGCCTGGTACAGAATGGGAACGTATCGCGAAGCTATGTGATTTCAATCCTAAATCATCTCGTACTTCCAAAGATGTATCTCGAATGCGCTCAATTATTTTGCAATTAAAGCAGACACCACCTGCTCCTGTTAACGTTTGA
- the LOC122627614 gene encoding clathrin light chain isoform X1, producing MDAFGDNFVNDTEVDPAAEFLAREQDQLAGLEDEIPPVSMAIPAAATNGEVEDLPGNFGNLKIGPGSDVEGSFEIIDTIGQPTESQTLPALENLLVDTVASAPPVKEEPEKIRKWREEQKTRLEEKDAEEEKKKEEWREAAKKELEEWYKHHAEAISKTKTTNRESAKNAEKQFVAEADEVEPGTEWERIAKLCDFNPKSSRTSKDVSRMRSIILQLKQTPPAPVNV from the exons ATGGATGCATTTGGTGACAATTTTGTAAACGACACGGAAGTAGATCCAGCCGCAGAATTTCTAGCAAGAGAACAAGATCAATTAGCAGGATTAGAAGATGAAATTCCTCCTGTCTCTATGGCTATTCCAGCTGCAGCTACTAATGGAgaag TAGAGGATTTACCTGGAAATTTTGGCAATTTAAAAATTGGTCCAGGTAGTGATGTCGAAGGTAGCTTCGAAATCATAGACACGATTGGACAGCCCACTGAATCTCAAACACTACCTGCTCTAG aaaaccTACTTGTAGATACGGTAGCATCAGCACCACCAGTAAAAGAAGAACCAGAAAAGATACGAAAGTGGAGAGAAGAACAGAAAACACGTCTCGAAGAAAAAG AtgctgaagaagaaaagaagaaagaagaatggagAGAAGCTGCAAagaaagaattagaagaaTGGTATAAACATCATGCAGAGGCAATTAGCAAAACCAAAACAACTAACag GGAATCAGCCAA GAATGCAGAGAAGCAATTCGTTGCAGAAGCTGACGAAGTGGAGCCTGGTACAGAATGGGAACGTATCGCGAAGCTATGTGATTTCAATCCTAAATCATCTCGTACTTCCAAAGATGTATCTCGAATGCGCTCAATTATTTTGCAATTAAAGCAGACACCACCTGCTCCTGTTAACGTTTGA
- the LOC122627612 gene encoding uncharacterized protein LOC122627612: MPRKRKLPNLHSRCRICLAENGCMSNLFNDKLQLQIKDLSKCTSIDIKDEKGLSSIICHVCLYKLNMWSEFKEQFIQSNELLLNHLEVSEASDNTISQFKRKLAELQQSSEDSLSDTNEKKKSKSEVPPLIPLEFANVDCITDQNTLKEMYISEDDPASSKDSSQKTNDIININKFEGTNENEGNSQIKPSLVPMRVKSLSGKRGRTTERRKASTKRWVARKKALLAATGEHASDTDSIVSDDAQLSPVQKARAKTNADKEAERQKRLAKALKNLETNMSSKYSIKHESDNVIIETDSDVKRRRSQALMNSDVLSSENKSISLKQDSTQDEMKQNKSYLQSVMEKENSPTDIPEYDIIDESITKIKLHNDIKTFLPHSVKSELEVGDVKYVVTSTLALTEPEYMNKTQLNNLSKESKSLNMDENSQEKNTDIIDAVQLRRIHPATSDSSDKRLIEKCLNIEVEGTELEVLKQVQLELATFIDKKVKHRLFGINSNDLKNDELQNFYSSSYQALDQKLKSIIEKTIKKNIEASFKSFEFSNQQSKTVSAEFVKSAMISKKFQPTVVLKVLDLIQESKCHRINNLHVLDQHKPINTTNNSLEILPNKRRRMPSKKYNDYNTSTMDSDSNGSEEGTSHKLSTQKVYASSVKRESGVRSKQSVEKNSKHNILTSTPVAKKSTVGFRKSVENRGNVTNAESAINAKHICGICNLSFNDRSEIEVHMKSHKVENTIPRHNKHKMMRCKRCHEIVEARFVKAHVCRSIKQVHKCYVCNVVFRTEKLLAHHLESHDQSEFNIENIAKIDSKKLLDTSNRNASILVTSVKDQIKKSIVGTQIKAVENTSLENILTSKSARLDGIKSVEKPKKTYTCFVCDKIFTDEEVLKDHLQKHCDDISEDEQSIGKEQYQCAICGDSMESEDALGIHVEKHLFDDEDDNPNLITIGNENEKTKESSYQCVQCAEIFNSEMLLEMHMQAHEEEAAIAEWEKQGMKAYEYQCMICDDLFETEEELSEHLDVHNGNAHVCQLCEKPFPTLLDLQQHVATH; the protein is encoded by the exons ATGCCGAGAAAACGGAAATTACCTAATCTTCATAGCAGGTGTCGTATTTGTCTTGCCGAAAATGGTTGTATGAGTAATTTATTCAATGATAAGCTACAATTGCAAATCAAGGATCTTAGCAAGTGTACCTCCATTGAT ataaaagatgaaaagggTTTATCAAGTATTATTTGTCATGTGTgcttatataaattgaatatgtGGAGTGAATTCAAAGAGCAATTTATACAATCTAATGAATTATTGTTGAATCATTTGGAAGTATCAGAAGCATCTGATAATACG ATATcacaatttaaaagaaaacttgCAGAGTTGCAGCAGAGTAGTGAAGACAGTTTATCTGATACTAATGAAAAG aaaaagtcAAAATCAGAGGTTCCTCCATTGATACCATTGGAATTTGCAAATGTAGATTGTATTACAGATCAGAATACACTAAAAGAAATGTACATATCAGAGGACGATCCTGCTTCTTCGAAAGATTCATCTCAAAAAACGAAtgacattattaatataaataagtttgaaggaacgaatgaaaatgaaggCAATAGTCAAATAAAACCGTCTTTAGTTCCAATGAGAGTTAAATCTTTGAGTGGTAAAAGAGGTAGAACgaccgaaagaagaaaagcttcTACAAAACGTTGGGTAGCTAGAAAAAAAGCTCTTTTAGCAGCAACAGGAGAACACGCCTCAGACACTGATTCTATAGTCTCCGATGATGCACAATTATCACCTGTACAGAAAGCAAGGGCAAAAACAAATGCAGATAAAGAAGCTGAGAGACAAAAGCGATTAGCCAAAGCActaaaaaatttagaaactAATATGAGTAGTAAATATAGTATTAAACACGAAAGTGATAATGTAATTATAGAGACAGATTCTgatgtaaaaagaagaagatctcAAGCATTAATGAATAGTGATGTTTTGtcaagtgaaaataaaagtatatcatTAAAGCAAGATAGTACGCAAgatgaaatgaaacaaaacaaatcatATTTACAAAGTGtcatggagaaagaaaattctcctACTGATATCCCAGAGTATGATATTATCGATGAATCTATTACAAAAATCAAATTgcataatgatataaaaacatttttgccACATTCAGTGAAATCAGAATTAGAAGTTGGCGATGTAAAGTATGTTGTAACATCGACGTTGGCGTTAACTGAACCAGAATATATGAACAAAacacaattaaataatttatctaaagAATCCAAGAGTTTAAATATGGATGAAAAtagtcaagaaaaaaatacagatattATCGATGCTGTACAATTGCGTAGAATTCATCCAGCAACAAGTGATTCAAGTGATAAAAGGTTAATCGAAAAATGTTTGAACATTGAAGTAGAGGGAACAGAATTAGAAGTTTTAAAACAAGTTCAGCTCGAATTAGCTAcctttatagataaaaaagtgAAACATAGATTATTTGGTATAAATAGCAACGATTTGAAGAATGAtgaattacaaaatttctatAGTTCTTCTTATCAGGCATtagatcaaaaattaaaaagtataattgaaaagacaataaaaaaaaatatcgaagcaTCCTTTAAATCATTTGAATTTTCTAATCAACAATCTAAAACTGTTTCAGCAGAATTCGTAAAATCAGCaatgatttcaaaaaaatttcaacCTACAGTCGTATTAAAAGTTTTAGATCTAATTCAGGAAAGTAAATGtcatagaattaataatttacacgTTCTTGATCAGCATAAACCTATAAACACAACAAATAATTCTCTTGAAATTTTACctaataaacgaagaagaatgccatctaaaaaatacaatgattATAATACGTCTACTATGGACTCGGATTCCAATGGATCAGAAGAAGGTACATCACACAAGTTATCTACTCAAAAGGTATACGCATCATCTGTTAAAAGGGAATCAGGAGTAAGGAGTAAGCAGTCagttgaaaaaaattcgaaacatAACATCTTGACATCAACACCTGTTGCAAAAAAATCTACTGTTGGATTTCGAAAAAGCGTGGAAAATCGTGGCAATGTAACGAATGCGGAATCAGCAATAAATGCAAAACACATTTGTGGTATTTGTAATCTGTCTTTCAACGATCGTTCAGAGATTGAGGTACATATGAAATCACATAAAGTGGAAAATACTATTCCACGACATAACAAACATAAAATGATGCGTTGTAAAAGATGTCATGAAATTGTGGAGGCTCGATTCGTGAAAGCACATGTATGTCGTTCAATAAAGCAAGTACATAAatgttatgtatgtaatgtTGTATTTAGAACAGAAAAGTTATTAGCACATCATTTAGAAAGTCATGATCAATCGgaatttaatatagaaaatatagcaAAAATTGATTCTAAAAAATTGTTAGATACGAGTAATCGAAATGCTTCAATACTTGTTACTTCAGTGAaagatcaaattaaaaaatctatcgTAGGTACTCAAATAAAAGCAGTAGAAAATACttcgttagaaaatatattaacttcTAAAAGTGCAAGATTAGATGGAATTAAAAGTGTGGAAAAACCTAAAAAAACTTATACTTGTTTTGTAtgtgataaaatttttacagaTGAAGAGGTACTCAAAGATCATTTACAAAAACATTGTGATGATATAAGTGAAGATGAACAAAGTATAGGAAAAGAACAATATCAATGTGCAATTTGTGGTGATTCTATGGAATCTGAGGATGCACTTGGGATTCACGTAGAAAAACATCTTTTCGATGATGAAGACGACAATCCTAATCTTATTACAATaggaaatgaaaacgaaaaaacgaaagaatcatCTTATCAATGTGTACAATGtgcagaaatatttaattcggAGATGTTATTGGAAATGCATATGCAAGCGCATGAAGAAGAAGCTGCGATAGCAGAATGGGAGAAGCAAGGAATGAAGGCATACGAATATCAGTGTATGATCTGTGATGATCTTTTTGAGACTGAAGAAGAATTGTCTGAGCATCTGGATGTACATAATGGTAATGCACATGTATGTCAATTATGCGAGAAACCATTTCCAACACTTTTAGATTTACAACAGCATGTTGCAACGCACTGA
- the LOC122627613 gene encoding FK506-binding protein 59 isoform X1 → MAAVDISPAKNGGILKEILKEGVGDELPITGGKVTVHYTGTLLDGTKFDSSRDRNEPFKFNLGMSNVIKAWDIGVATMKKGEIAMLTCAPEYAYGETGSPPKIQPNTTLKFEIEMIDWSGEDLSPDKDGSIERLQITPGKDYVTPRDRSLVNIHLTGMYKDEVFEDRDVQFCLGEGEDVGIIKGVEKALESFKSGEKSKLKIKSKYAFKKEGKPEFNIPPNADVEYIVELKSFEKAVESWSLNGSQKIEQAELLKDKGTNYFKAGKYNLAIKMYKKVLDFLRYDKNFENELKAESDSLLLSTHLNLALCYLKTDQNVEAKDACSEALKLDPRNEKAYFRRGQAYLALASPEIAIKDFEEVLKIEPKNVAASKQIIVCNNLIKKQLAKEKKLYANMFDKFAQEDKQKEEEELRQQPDVMRGALGEWGQEERPGGRDATAFEKENPNILMLNANGTGEFQNM, encoded by the exons ATGGCTGCTGTAGATATTTCTCCTGCGAAAAATGGCGGTATTCTTAAAGAAATCCTTAAAGAAGGAGTTGGTGATGAACTTCCGATAACAGGAGGCAAAGTAACAGTACATTATACGGGAACGTTATTAGACGGAACTAAATTTGACTCTAGCAGAGATCGCAATGAGCCATTCAAATTTAATTTGGGTATGTCAAATGTTATTAAAGCTTGGGATATAGGTGTAGCTACGATGAAAAAAGGTGAAATCGCAATGTTAACGTGCGCTCCCGAGTATGCATATGGAGAAACTGGTAGTCCTCCAAAAATTCAACCTAATACGACTCTTAAGTTCgag ATCGAAATGATTGATTGGTCAGGAGAGGATTTAAGTCCCGATAAAGATGGAAGCATCGAAAGACTTCAAATTACTCCAGGAAAAGATTATGTTACTCCTCGTGATAGATCATTAGTAAACA tacATTTGACTGGAATGTACAAGGATGAAGTTTTTGAAGATAGAGATGTACAATTTTGTCTTGGAGAAGGAGAGGATGTAGGAATTATAAAGGGTGTAGAAAAAGCTCTCGAAAGTTTCAAAAGTGGAGAAAAATCtaaacttaaaataaaaagtaaatatgcATTTAAGAAGGAAGGTAAACCTGAATTTAACATTCCACCAAATGCAGATGTGGAGTATATTGTAGAATTAAAAAGCTTTGAAAag GCCGTAGAAAGTTGGTCTTTAAATGGATCCCAAAAAATAGAGCAAGCCGAACttttgaaagataaaggaaCAAATTACTTCAAAGCTGGAAAATACAATCTAGCTATCAAAATGTACAAAAAAGTGTTGGATTTTTTACGCTATGataaaaactttgaaaatgaaCTTAAAGCAGAGAGCGACAGTCTTCTTTTATCTACACATTTGAATCTTGCATTATGCTATTTAAAAACTGATCAAAATGTTGAAGCTAAAGATGCATGCTCAGAAGCTTTAAAGTTAGATCCACGAAATGAGAAAGCATATTTTAGAAGAGGACAAGCTTATCTTGCGCTTGCATCACCTGAAATAGCAATTAAAGATTTTGaagaagtattaaaaatagaacCAAAAAATGTAGCTGCTTCAAAACAAATTATAGTTTGTAATAATCTTATTAAGAAACAActagcaaaagaaaagaaactttatgCAAATATGTTTGATAAATTTGCACAAGAAGACAAGCAG aaggaagaggaggagctGCGACAACAACCCGATGTAATGCGTGGAGCTCTGGGTGAATGGGGACAAGAAGAGAGACCTGGAGGTAGAGATGCAACTGcctttgaaaaggaaaatccAAATATTCTCATGCTTAATGCTAACGGCACAGGAGAATTTCAAAATATGTAA
- the LOC122627613 gene encoding peptidyl-prolyl cis-trans isomerase FKBP4 isoform X2: MAAVDISPAKNGGILKEILKEGVGDELPITGGKVTVHYTGTLLDGTKFDSSRDRNEPFKFNLGMSNVIKAWDIGVATMKKGEIAMLTCAPEYAYGETGSPPKIQPNTTLKFEIEMIDWSGEDLSPDKDGSIERLQITPGKDYVTPRDRSLVNIHLTGMYKDEVFEDRDVQFCLGEGEDVGIIKGVEKALESFKSGEKSKLKIKSKYAFKKEGKPEFNIPPNADVEYIVELKSFEKAVESWSLNGSQKIEQAELLKDKGTNYFKAGKYNLAIKMYKKVLDFLRYDKNFENELKAESDSLLLSTHLNLALCYLKTDQNVEAKDACSEALKLDPRNEKAYFRRGQAYLALASPEIAIKDFEEVLKIEPKNVAASKQIIVCNNLIKKQLAKEKKLYANMFDKFAQEDKQ, encoded by the exons ATGGCTGCTGTAGATATTTCTCCTGCGAAAAATGGCGGTATTCTTAAAGAAATCCTTAAAGAAGGAGTTGGTGATGAACTTCCGATAACAGGAGGCAAAGTAACAGTACATTATACGGGAACGTTATTAGACGGAACTAAATTTGACTCTAGCAGAGATCGCAATGAGCCATTCAAATTTAATTTGGGTATGTCAAATGTTATTAAAGCTTGGGATATAGGTGTAGCTACGATGAAAAAAGGTGAAATCGCAATGTTAACGTGCGCTCCCGAGTATGCATATGGAGAAACTGGTAGTCCTCCAAAAATTCAACCTAATACGACTCTTAAGTTCgag ATCGAAATGATTGATTGGTCAGGAGAGGATTTAAGTCCCGATAAAGATGGAAGCATCGAAAGACTTCAAATTACTCCAGGAAAAGATTATGTTACTCCTCGTGATAGATCATTAGTAAACA tacATTTGACTGGAATGTACAAGGATGAAGTTTTTGAAGATAGAGATGTACAATTTTGTCTTGGAGAAGGAGAGGATGTAGGAATTATAAAGGGTGTAGAAAAAGCTCTCGAAAGTTTCAAAAGTGGAGAAAAATCtaaacttaaaataaaaagtaaatatgcATTTAAGAAGGAAGGTAAACCTGAATTTAACATTCCACCAAATGCAGATGTGGAGTATATTGTAGAATTAAAAAGCTTTGAAAag GCCGTAGAAAGTTGGTCTTTAAATGGATCCCAAAAAATAGAGCAAGCCGAACttttgaaagataaaggaaCAAATTACTTCAAAGCTGGAAAATACAATCTAGCTATCAAAATGTACAAAAAAGTGTTGGATTTTTTACGCTATGataaaaactttgaaaatgaaCTTAAAGCAGAGAGCGACAGTCTTCTTTTATCTACACATTTGAATCTTGCATTATGCTATTTAAAAACTGATCAAAATGTTGAAGCTAAAGATGCATGCTCAGAAGCTTTAAAGTTAGATCCACGAAATGAGAAAGCATATTTTAGAAGAGGACAAGCTTATCTTGCGCTTGCATCACCTGAAATAGCAATTAAAGATTTTGaagaagtattaaaaatagaacCAAAAAATGTAGCTGCTTCAAAACAAATTATAGTTTGTAATAATCTTATTAAGAAACAActagcaaaagaaaagaaactttatgCAAATATGTTTGATAAATTTGCACAAGAAGACAAGCAG TAA